One genomic region from Rhodococcus sp. SBT000017 encodes:
- a CDS encoding DUF3558 domain-containing protein, with the protein MTRRFAMVAAATAVLIAGCGGAEDDAASTEDAAPTSAAYEPGPFFGECGSVTDAEVQSAFAAGPFGQVTRNSVGCQWETVGFGGPGVSFSWYRGSPIGRERAGSELIGRPAKDIEIDGNPGFEAEQDTLCEIGVQFGDDFFHWSITYSFGPAARPPCDVGNELATLTVERKQ; encoded by the coding sequence ATGACGAGACGGTTCGCGATGGTCGCGGCGGCAACAGCTGTGCTGATCGCCGGGTGCGGCGGTGCGGAGGACGACGCTGCGTCGACGGAGGACGCTGCCCCGACCAGCGCGGCATACGAACCCGGCCCCTTCTTCGGCGAATGCGGATCGGTCACCGACGCCGAGGTGCAGTCCGCGTTCGCCGCGGGCCCGTTCGGACAGGTCACCCGCAATTCCGTCGGTTGCCAGTGGGAGACGGTCGGCTTCGGCGGACCCGGCGTCAGCTTCTCCTGGTACCGCGGCAGCCCCATAGGACGCGAACGCGCCGGTTCCGAGCTGATCGGCCGTCCGGCGAAAGACATCGAGATCGACGGCAACCCCGGATTCGAGGCCGAGCAGGACACTCTGTGCGAAATAGGTGTGCAGTTCGGCGACGACTTCTTCCACTGGTCGATCACCTACTCCTTCGGACCTGCGGCGCGCCCGCCGTGCGACGTCGGAAACGAACTCGCGACGCTGACAGTGGAGCGCAAACAATGA